The following coding sequences are from one Rathayibacter sp. SW19 window:
- the cls gene encoding cardiolipin synthase codes for MDAATWTTIIVVLAFLVDFIVRVVSIIVVPRNRRPTSATAWLLAIFFIPYIGVLFFLLIGSYKLPKKRRERQEQVDEFILNSTEGMERVRHDEPWPPWFESVVTLNRNLGSMPLVGDNSAVLISDYQGSLDAMTEAIGQAKLFVHVEFYILSCDQTTAPFFDALEAAIKRGVTVHVLLDHIASLRTRDYRHTLKRLTAMGANWRLMLPVQPLRGRYQRPDLRNHRKLLVVDAIVGFMGSQNVIDRSYNKKSNLRRGLKWQELVARVEGPVAAGLNAIFITDWFIETNEFLARERLDIETLEAIMPAGVNRPLDCQLVPSGPGFVGENNLKLFLALLYAAQERIIITSPYFVPDEAMLVALTTATQRGVHVELFVSEIGDQALVYHAQRSYYEQLLRTGVTIWRYKAPYILHSKHFSIDDDVAVIGSSNMDMRSFMLNMEISLMVRGSSFVRDMRAIEQDYRDNSTVLTLEEWMKQPLHATVLDNLSRLTSALQ; via the coding sequence ATGGATGCGGCGACCTGGACGACGATCATCGTCGTCTTGGCGTTCCTCGTCGACTTCATCGTCCGCGTGGTCTCCATCATCGTGGTCCCGCGCAACCGACGCCCGACATCCGCGACGGCCTGGTTGCTCGCGATCTTCTTCATTCCGTACATCGGCGTGCTGTTCTTTCTGCTGATCGGCAGCTACAAACTGCCCAAGAAGAGGCGCGAGCGGCAGGAACAGGTCGACGAATTCATCCTCAACAGCACGGAAGGTATGGAACGGGTGCGGCACGACGAGCCGTGGCCGCCCTGGTTCGAATCCGTCGTCACGCTGAACCGCAATCTGGGCTCGATGCCCTTGGTCGGTGACAACTCGGCTGTGCTGATCTCCGACTACCAGGGGTCGCTCGACGCGATGACCGAGGCCATCGGGCAAGCGAAACTGTTCGTGCACGTCGAGTTCTACATCCTCAGTTGCGACCAGACCACAGCGCCGTTCTTCGACGCGCTCGAGGCCGCAATCAAACGCGGCGTCACCGTGCATGTGCTGCTCGACCACATTGCGTCTTTGCGCACCCGGGATTACAGACACACGCTCAAGCGGCTGACAGCGATGGGCGCGAATTGGCGGCTGATGCTGCCGGTCCAACCGTTGCGGGGTCGGTACCAGCGACCGGACCTTCGCAATCACCGCAAGTTGCTCGTCGTCGACGCCATTGTCGGCTTCATGGGGTCACAGAACGTCATCGACCGCAGCTACAACAAGAAGTCGAACCTTCGCCGCGGCCTGAAGTGGCAAGAACTGGTTGCGCGTGTTGAAGGCCCCGTGGCAGCAGGTCTGAACGCCATCTTCATCACGGACTGGTTCATCGAGACCAACGAGTTCCTGGCCCGCGAACGCTTGGACATCGAGACGCTGGAGGCCATCATGCCCGCCGGCGTGAATCGGCCGTTGGACTGCCAGCTCGTGCCCAGCGGGCCAGGGTTCGTCGGTGAGAACAACCTCAAACTATTCCTCGCGCTGTTGTATGCGGCCCAGGAGCGGATCATCATCACGAGTCCGTACTTCGTTCCGGACGAGGCGATGCTCGTCGCGTTGACCACGGCAACGCAGCGCGGCGTGCACGTTGAATTGTTCGTGTCGGAGATCGGCGATCAGGCGCTCGTTTACCACGCGCAGCGGTCATATTACGAGCAGTTGCTCCGCACAGGGGTCACGATCTGGCGGTATAAGGCGCCATACATTTTGCACAGCAAGCACTTCTCAATCGACGACGATGTCGCCGTGATCGGGTCGAGCAATATGGACATGCGTTCGTTCATGCTGAACATGGAGATCTCGCTCATGGTGCGCGGTTCCTCGTTCGTGCGCGATATGCGGGCGATCGAGCAGGACTACCGCGACAACAGCACTGTGCTCACCCTGGAGGAGTGGATGAAGCAGCCGCTGCACGCAACCGTACTCGACAACCTCTCCCGATTGACGTCGGCGCTGCAATAG
- a CDS encoding type II toxin-antitoxin system VapC family toxin, with the protein MSVVVDSSAIIRMLTASRTLTSASHSAIDGHDIHAPHLIDPEVVNAVRRLVFLRRNSLDDAQLMLDRFAGLDVVRYPHASLIARVWSLRDNITPYDALYVALAERLRIPLITADSRLVRAAQNVCELRLLE; encoded by the coding sequence GTGAGCGTGGTCGTGGACAGCAGCGCAATAATCAGAATGCTGACAGCGAGCAGAACGCTAACATCGGCATCACACTCGGCGATCGACGGTCACGACATCCACGCACCCCACTTGATCGACCCCGAGGTGGTGAACGCGGTCAGGCGATTGGTGTTTCTGCGGCGCAACTCGCTTGACGACGCGCAGCTCATGCTTGACAGATTCGCCGGCCTCGACGTTGTGCGTTATCCGCACGCATCGCTGATCGCGCGCGTTTGGAGCCTGCGAGACAACATCACTCCCTATGACGCACTGTACGTTGCACTCGCCGAGCGGCTTCGCATTCCCCTGATCACCGCAGACAGTCGACTCGTGCGCGCCGCCCAGAACGTCTGCGAACTACGCCTTCTCGAGTGA
- a CDS encoding FitA-like ribbon-helix-helix domain-containing protein has protein sequence MGVTVQVRNLDPAVQETLKTLARNQGVSLSEYLRRTLTSIAERQRVKDRWAEAEAEYELKRQRLKEHPPTPGRVVKIDTQTIVDIIREGRGELPS, from the coding sequence ATGGGAGTCACGGTGCAGGTGCGCAATCTCGATCCAGCGGTGCAAGAGACGCTAAAGACGCTCGCGCGAAACCAGGGCGTGTCACTATCCGAATACCTGCGGCGCACGCTGACCAGCATCGCAGAAAGACAGCGCGTGAAAGATCGCTGGGCAGAGGCGGAAGCCGAATACGAGTTGAAGCGTCAGCGGCTGAAAGAACATCCGCCAACGCCAGGACGGGTTGTTAAGATCGATACCCAAACGATCGTTGACATTATTCGCGAGGGACGTGGAGAGTTGCCCTCGTGA
- a CDS encoding pirin family protein — protein MSNLERRPAELIADCTADAPPESGGQAKRPLEILLPREVPLGGPRAMTVHRTLPQRQRSTIGAWCFLDHYGPDDVSSTGGMQVPPHPHTGLQTVSWLFAGEIQHDDSVGTSALVRPGELNLMTAGRGISHSEVSTPDTTILHGAQLWLALPDADRNMLPFFEHTVPVPFTFADATVRVFIGELAGVAAPASVFSPLLGAQLELAAGATVELPLDESFEHGILVDLGAVTVDDESLDRRELGYLGQGRDSVRIHATADARLLLLGGTPLGEQLVMWWNFIGREHEEIVGFRDAWQHDVIAETDTRGRFGHVAGYRGRPLPAPELPTVRLKPRE, from the coding sequence ATGAGCAACCTCGAGCGGCGCCCCGCTGAGCTGATCGCCGACTGCACAGCGGATGCTCCGCCCGAGTCGGGCGGGCAGGCCAAGCGGCCGCTGGAAATCCTGCTCCCGCGCGAGGTGCCGCTCGGCGGCCCACGTGCGATGACCGTGCATCGCACGTTGCCGCAACGGCAGCGCTCGACGATCGGTGCCTGGTGCTTCCTCGATCACTACGGCCCTGATGACGTTTCGAGCACGGGCGGCATGCAGGTTCCGCCACATCCGCACACCGGCCTGCAAACCGTGAGCTGGCTGTTCGCGGGCGAGATCCAGCACGACGACAGCGTCGGCACATCGGCGCTGGTGCGCCCGGGCGAGCTGAACCTGATGACGGCCGGCCGCGGCATCAGCCATTCGGAGGTCTCCACACCCGACACGACGATCCTGCACGGCGCACAACTCTGGCTGGCCCTTCCTGATGCTGACCGCAACATGCTGCCGTTCTTCGAACACACCGTGCCGGTGCCGTTCACGTTCGCGGATGCGACGGTTCGCGTTTTCATCGGCGAGCTCGCGGGCGTCGCGGCGCCGGCATCCGTTTTCAGTCCGCTGCTGGGGGCGCAGCTTGAGCTCGCGGCGGGCGCGACCGTCGAGTTGCCGCTCGACGAATCGTTCGAGCATGGCATCCTGGTCGATCTCGGTGCCGTGACGGTGGACGACGAGTCGCTCGACCGCCGCGAACTGGGCTATCTCGGGCAGGGTCGCGACAGCGTGCGCATCCACGCGACGGCGGATGCCCGGCTGCTCCTGCTCGGCGGCACCCCGCTCGGCGAACAACTCGTGATGTGGTGGAACTTCATCGGCCGCGAGCATGAGGAAATCGTGGGCTTCCGCGACGCGTGGCAGCACGACGTGATCGCCGAGACGGATACCCGTGGCCGGTTCGGCCATGTCGCCGGCTACCGCGGGCGGCCGTTGCCGGCGCCCGAACTGCCGACCGTGCGGCTGAAGCCCCGCGAGTGA
- a CDS encoding ATP-dependent Clp protease ATP-binding subunit codes for MFERFTDRARRVVVLAQEEAKMLNHNYIGTEHILLGLIHEGEGVAAKALESMGISLDAVREQVQDIIGQGQQQPTGHIPFTPRAKKVLELSLREALQLGHNYIGTEHILLGLIREGEGVAAQVLVKLGADLNRVRQQVIQLLSGYQGKEQVQVGANEQQGQQAGSQILDQFGRNLTQAARDNKLDPVIGREKEMERVMQILSRRSKNNPVLIGEPGVGKTAIVEGLAQAIVRGDVPETLKDKQLYTLDLGSLIAGSRYRGDFEERLKKVTKEIRTRGDIITFIDEIHTLVGAGAAEGAIDAASILKPLLARGELQTIGATTIDEYRKHFEKDAALERRFQPIQVAEPSLPHTINILKGLRDRYEAHHKVSITDGAIVAAANLADRYISDRFLPDKAIDLIDEAGARLRLSILSAPPELRAFDDKIAKVRESKEAAIEEQDFEKAASLRDEEKNLLGERLRLEKQWRAGEVKTTAEVDEGLIAEVLAQATGIPVFKLTEEESSRLVFMEKALHQRVIGQEEAISALSKTIRRTRAGLKDPHRPSGSFIFAGPTGVGKTELAKALAEFLFDDESAMISLDMSEYGEKHTVSRLFGAPPGFVGFEEGGQLTEKVRRKPFSVVLFDEIEKAHPDIFNSLLQILEEGRLTDGQGRVVDFKNTVIIMTTNLGTKDITGGPVGFLIEGDTQTGYDRMAGKVKDELKKNFKPEFLNRVDEIIVFPQLSKPELLQIVDLFIKRLSDRMLDRDMTVELTTAAKEHLIEVGFDPTLGARPLRRAVQHEIEDRLSERILQGELGSGNHVHVDFVDNAFVFTTTNHEEPVAIGAGVGASPGTGAVTPDLAAAAD; via the coding sequence ATGTTTGAAAGATTTACCGACCGAGCTCGTCGCGTTGTCGTTTTGGCCCAAGAAGAGGCCAAGATGCTCAACCACAACTACATCGGTACCGAGCACATCCTGCTTGGCCTGATCCACGAGGGTGAGGGTGTTGCAGCCAAAGCCCTCGAGTCGATGGGCATCTCCCTGGACGCCGTGCGCGAGCAGGTTCAAGACATCATCGGCCAGGGTCAGCAGCAGCCGACCGGCCACATCCCCTTCACGCCGCGAGCGAAGAAGGTTCTCGAGCTGTCACTGCGCGAGGCGCTGCAGCTCGGCCACAACTACATCGGCACTGAGCACATCCTGCTCGGCCTCATCCGCGAGGGCGAAGGGGTCGCTGCACAGGTGCTTGTGAAGCTCGGCGCTGACCTCAACCGGGTGCGCCAGCAGGTCATCCAGTTGCTCTCCGGCTACCAGGGCAAGGAGCAGGTGCAGGTCGGGGCCAATGAGCAGCAGGGCCAGCAGGCCGGCAGCCAGATCCTCGACCAGTTCGGGCGCAACCTCACGCAGGCGGCGCGCGACAACAAACTGGACCCGGTGATCGGTCGTGAGAAAGAAATGGAGCGGGTCATGCAGATCCTCTCCCGACGATCGAAGAACAACCCTGTGCTGATTGGGGAACCCGGCGTCGGCAAGACCGCCATCGTCGAGGGCCTCGCACAAGCGATCGTGCGCGGTGACGTGCCGGAGACGCTGAAGGACAAGCAGCTCTACACGCTCGACCTCGGCTCGCTTATCGCCGGCTCCCGCTACCGCGGCGACTTCGAGGAACGCCTGAAGAAGGTGACCAAGGAGATTCGCACGCGCGGTGACATCATCACGTTCATCGACGAGATCCACACCCTGGTCGGTGCAGGTGCAGCCGAAGGCGCGATCGACGCCGCCAGCATCCTGAAGCCGCTGCTGGCCCGCGGCGAACTGCAGACCATCGGTGCGACCACAATCGATGAGTACCGCAAGCATTTCGAGAAGGATGCCGCGCTCGAGCGCCGCTTCCAGCCGATCCAGGTGGCGGAGCCGTCCCTGCCTCACACGATCAACATCCTCAAGGGGTTGCGTGATCGCTACGAGGCGCACCACAAGGTGTCGATAACGGATGGCGCCATCGTCGCCGCCGCGAACCTTGCCGACCGCTACATCAGCGACCGGTTCCTGCCGGACAAGGCCATCGACTTGATCGATGAGGCCGGGGCGCGTCTGCGCCTGTCGATCCTCTCCGCGCCGCCGGAGTTGCGCGCGTTCGACGACAAGATCGCGAAAGTTCGTGAAAGCAAGGAGGCCGCGATCGAGGAGCAAGACTTCGAGAAGGCCGCCAGCCTGCGCGACGAGGAGAAGAACCTTCTCGGCGAGCGGTTGCGCTTGGAGAAGCAGTGGCGAGCCGGCGAGGTCAAGACAACGGCCGAGGTCGATGAAGGGCTGATCGCTGAGGTTCTGGCGCAGGCCACGGGAATCCCGGTCTTCAAGCTGACCGAGGAGGAGTCCAGTCGCCTCGTCTTCATGGAGAAGGCGCTGCACCAGCGCGTCATCGGCCAGGAAGAGGCGATCTCTGCGCTGTCTAAGACGATCCGCCGCACGCGCGCCGGTCTCAAGGACCCGCACCGCCCATCCGGTTCGTTCATCTTCGCCGGTCCGACCGGAGTCGGTAAGACCGAGCTGGCCAAGGCGCTGGCGGAGTTCCTGTTCGACGACGAGTCGGCCATGATCTCGCTGGACATGAGCGAGTACGGCGAGAAGCACACGGTTTCGCGACTGTTCGGTGCCCCTCCCGGCTTCGTCGGCTTCGAAGAGGGCGGCCAGCTCACCGAGAAGGTGCGCCGCAAGCCGTTCAGCGTCGTGCTGTTCGATGAGATCGAGAAGGCACACCCCGACATCTTCAACTCGCTGCTCCAGATTCTGGAGGAGGGCCGGCTGACCGATGGTCAGGGTCGCGTCGTCGACTTCAAGAACACGGTGATCATCATGACCACCAACCTCGGCACAAAGGACATCACTGGCGGCCCTGTCGGGTTCCTCATCGAGGGTGACACGCAGACCGGCTACGACCGGATGGCCGGCAAGGTCAAGGATGAGTTGAAGAAGAACTTCAAGCCGGAGTTCCTCAACCGAGTCGACGAGATCATCGTCTTCCCGCAGCTGTCCAAGCCGGAGCTCCTGCAGATCGTCGACCTGTTCATCAAGCGACTGAGTGATCGGATGCTGGACCGCGACATGACCGTCGAGCTCACCACCGCAGCCAAGGAGCATCTGATCGAGGTCGGGTTCGATCCGACGCTGGGTGCCAGGCCACTGCGTCGCGCCGTGCAGCACGAGATCGAGGATCGGCTCTCCGAGAGGATCCTTCAGGGCGAGCTCGGCTCAGGCAACCACGTTCACGTGGACTTCGTCGACAACGCGTTCGTGTTCACGACGACGAACCACGAGGAGCCGGTCGCGATCGGCGCGGGCGTCGGAGCGAGCCCGGGCACGGGCGCCGTCACCCCCGACCTGGCTGCCGCCGCCGACTAA
- a CDS encoding helix-turn-helix transcriptional regulator → MAAARAPQYRTLASLSRINLLHALQQGGSMTIEQLADATGLHRNTAREHLHRLVAAGFVHGESEHVAARGRPRIRYSATVPQDDPIVLDKVRIAAERARQVRQLLHVDEAGHDAHYASSQGQSGEPDATHEAIQQQLDLLDDHMDQCGFDSTLEPDGRVMTMHDCPFAELARENPQVCEVHFGLVQEVLVQVDGPLEAEQLHPFSDARTCTLELCAAHRP, encoded by the coding sequence ATGGCTGCGGCCCGCGCACCTCAGTATCGAACGCTTGCATCGTTGAGCAGAATCAACCTGTTGCATGCGTTGCAACAGGGTGGCTCCATGACGATCGAGCAACTGGCCGACGCGACAGGGCTCCATCGCAACACCGCACGCGAACATCTGCATCGGCTCGTCGCCGCCGGTTTTGTGCACGGCGAGTCCGAACACGTTGCGGCACGCGGTCGCCCGCGGATCCGCTACAGCGCGACTGTTCCGCAGGACGATCCGATCGTGCTGGACAAAGTGCGGATCGCGGCCGAGCGTGCTCGCCAGGTGCGGCAACTGTTGCACGTCGATGAAGCTGGACATGATGCGCACTATGCAAGCAGTCAGGGGCAATCTGGTGAACCGGATGCCACACACGAGGCGATCCAGCAGCAACTTGACCTGCTCGACGACCATATGGACCAGTGCGGATTCGATTCGACGCTCGAGCCGGATGGCCGCGTCATGACCATGCACGATTGCCCGTTCGCAGAATTGGCGCGGGAGAATCCGCAGGTCTGCGAGGTGCACTTCGGGCTCGTGCAGGAAGTGCTGGTGCAGGTCGACGGTCCGCTGGAAGCCGAGCAGCTGCATCCGTTCTCGGATGCGCGAACGTGCACCCTCGAGTTGTGCGCCGCACATCGGCCCTGA
- a CDS encoding nitrate reductase subunit alpha encodes MRPKNTPDTPTAGTDGVLADSLIRMGRFLRPGTVSEDLRTVFLDGGRKADAFYRDRWTHDKEVRSTHGVNCTGSCSWKVYVKDGIITWETQQTDYPLIGPDSPEYEPRGCPRGASFSWYTYSPTRVRFPYVRGVLLDAYRAAKERVGDPVLAWEAVVDDPVASRAYKQARGKGGLVRARWDEASEIVAAAHVHTIKKYGPDRVAGFSPIPAMSIMSHGVGSRFVTMLGGTMLSFYDWYADLPVASPQVFGDQTDVPESADWWNSSYLIMWGSNVPVTRTPDAHFMVESRYHGQKVIVVSPDYADNTKFADEWLAVHPGTDAALAIAMGHVILKEFLLDKRTPRFIDYMKKFSDSAYLIELTPHGDAYVAGKFLTADALPTTTADVANPAFKPVLLDQNAVPVVPNGSLGHRFSKEDEGLWNLDLGDVDPLLSIADAPDHDGRAVEVELPRFDLTPDAEHAHAGGAGGIRRGVPVREVAGRLVTTVFDLLLARYGVGRDGLPGDWPTGYDDPSSPGTPAWQEEITSVPAQAAERIGREFAQNAEDSGGRSMILMGAGTNHWFHSDTIYRTFLALTTMTGCQGVNGGGWAHYVGQEKIRPLTGWAQYAFGLDWVRPPRQMIGTAYWYLATDQWRYDGLPADSLASAQANGLFAGRTTADCLVESAKRGWMPSYPTFNRNPLDIVDEAEAAGVEPAQYVVDQLKSGELKYAVEDPDAPENFPRVLNVWRANIIGSSGKGNEYFLKHLLGTDAAITGQESGPDRRPASMTWHEEAPIGKLDLMVTSDFRNTSTTGFSDIVLPPATWYEKHDLSTTDMHPFIHTFNPAITPPWEAKPDFEIFTLLARKISELQEGHLGVRRDLVASPLLHDTPDAMSTPHGTVVDSPELIPGVTMPKLSVVERDYPAFGARMTALGPLTAKLGMATKGVAFNPDVEVEDLGHRNGRFVSGPTAGRPRLDTAQRACDMILALSGTTNGRLGTQGFRTLEKRTGVPLAQLASDNEGRRYTFKEVGDAPVPVLTSPEWSGSEHGGRRYSAFTINVEHLKPWHTLTGRQHFYLDHDWMIELGEQLPIYRPPLDMHRLFNDSIIGSTAPTGRAGSQGRAEVAVRYLTPHSKWSIHSEYQDNLMMLTLSRGGPGIWMSPQDAEKIGVRDNEWIESYNRNGVVVARAIVSHRMPEGTVYMYHAKDRTINVPIAETSGQRGGTNNSLTRILLKPTHLIGGYAQLSFAFNYLGPTGNQRDEVTVIRRRSQEVEY; translated from the coding sequence ATGCGACCAAAGAACACACCTGACACCCCGACAGCCGGAACCGACGGAGTGCTTGCAGACAGTCTGATCCGCATGGGGCGATTCCTGCGGCCCGGGACGGTCTCTGAAGATCTCAGAACAGTCTTCCTCGACGGCGGCCGAAAGGCAGATGCCTTTTACCGCGACCGCTGGACCCACGACAAGGAGGTGCGCTCCACCCACGGTGTCAACTGCACCGGTTCCTGCTCGTGGAAGGTGTACGTCAAAGACGGCATCATCACCTGGGAGACGCAGCAGACCGACTACCCGCTGATCGGGCCGGACTCGCCGGAATACGAACCCCGCGGATGCCCGCGCGGCGCCTCGTTCAGCTGGTACACCTATTCACCGACGCGGGTGCGCTTCCCATACGTGCGCGGCGTTCTGCTCGACGCCTACCGGGCGGCCAAGGAGCGCGTCGGCGATCCGGTGCTCGCCTGGGAAGCCGTCGTCGACGATCCGGTCGCCTCGCGCGCATACAAACAGGCGCGCGGCAAAGGCGGGCTGGTGCGCGCGAGGTGGGATGAGGCATCCGAAATCGTCGCGGCAGCGCACGTGCACACGATCAAGAAGTACGGCCCGGACCGCGTCGCTGGCTTCTCACCGATCCCGGCCATGTCGATCATGTCGCACGGAGTCGGCTCGCGTTTTGTGACAATGCTCGGCGGAACCATGCTCTCGTTCTACGACTGGTATGCCGACCTGCCGGTCGCGAGCCCCCAGGTGTTCGGCGACCAGACCGATGTGCCGGAATCGGCGGACTGGTGGAACTCCTCCTACCTGATCATGTGGGGCTCCAACGTTCCGGTCACCCGAACGCCAGACGCCCACTTCATGGTCGAGTCGCGCTACCACGGCCAGAAGGTCATCGTCGTCTCGCCCGACTATGCGGACAACACGAAGTTCGCCGATGAGTGGCTCGCCGTGCATCCAGGCACCGACGCGGCGCTCGCCATCGCGATGGGGCACGTCATCCTGAAGGAGTTCCTGCTCGACAAGCGCACCCCGCGCTTCATCGACTACATGAAGAAGTTCAGCGACTCCGCCTACCTGATCGAACTGACGCCGCACGGCGACGCGTATGTTGCCGGCAAGTTCTTGACGGCGGATGCCCTGCCCACGACGACCGCGGACGTCGCCAACCCGGCGTTCAAGCCAGTCCTGCTCGATCAGAACGCGGTGCCGGTCGTGCCGAACGGTTCGTTGGGTCACCGCTTCTCGAAGGAGGACGAAGGCCTCTGGAACCTGGATCTCGGCGACGTCGACCCGCTGTTGTCGATCGCCGACGCGCCCGATCACGACGGCAGAGCCGTCGAGGTGGAGCTGCCGCGCTTCGACCTGACCCCCGACGCTGAGCACGCGCACGCGGGCGGGGCGGGCGGCATCCGTCGCGGTGTGCCGGTGCGTGAGGTAGCCGGCCGGCTGGTGACCACGGTGTTCGATCTTCTGCTCGCTCGTTACGGCGTCGGCCGCGACGGGCTCCCCGGCGATTGGCCGACCGGCTATGACGACCCCTCCAGCCCAGGGACCCCGGCCTGGCAGGAGGAGATCACCAGCGTTCCGGCGCAGGCGGCGGAGCGGATCGGCCGCGAGTTCGCGCAGAACGCCGAAGACTCCGGCGGGCGCTCGATGATCCTGATGGGGGCGGGCACCAATCACTGGTTCCACTCTGACACGATCTATCGCACCTTCCTCGCCCTGACCACCATGACAGGCTGCCAAGGGGTCAACGGCGGAGGCTGGGCGCACTACGTCGGGCAGGAGAAGATCCGGCCGCTGACCGGTTGGGCGCAATACGCGTTCGGCCTCGACTGGGTGCGCCCGCCGCGGCAGATGATCGGCACAGCGTACTGGTACCTTGCGACCGACCAATGGCGTTACGACGGCCTGCCGGCCGACAGCCTCGCGAGTGCGCAGGCGAACGGGCTCTTCGCGGGCCGTACAACGGCTGACTGCCTCGTCGAATCGGCCAAGCGCGGCTGGATGCCCAGCTACCCGACCTTCAACCGCAACCCGCTGGATATCGTCGACGAGGCCGAAGCGGCCGGTGTCGAACCGGCACAGTATGTGGTCGATCAGCTGAAGAGCGGCGAACTCAAATACGCTGTTGAAGATCCGGATGCGCCCGAGAACTTTCCGCGTGTGCTCAACGTCTGGCGGGCCAACATCATCGGCTCATCGGGCAAGGGCAACGAGTACTTCCTCAAGCATCTGCTCGGCACGGACGCCGCAATCACCGGGCAGGAGTCCGGTCCGGATCGCCGCCCTGCATCGATGACCTGGCATGAGGAAGCGCCGATCGGCAAGCTCGACCTGATGGTCACGAGCGACTTCCGCAACACGTCGACGACAGGCTTCAGCGACATCGTTCTGCCGCCGGCCACCTGGTATGAGAAGCACGACTTGTCGACGACGGACATGCATCCGTTCATCCATACGTTCAATCCGGCGATCACACCGCCGTGGGAGGCCAAGCCCGACTTCGAGATCTTCACGCTGCTCGCGCGCAAGATCAGCGAGTTGCAGGAAGGGCACCTGGGGGTGCGTCGCGACCTCGTGGCATCCCCGCTGCTGCACGACACGCCGGATGCGATGTCCACGCCGCACGGCACGGTGGTGGATTCGCCGGAACTGATTCCCGGCGTGACGATGCCGAAGCTGTCAGTTGTTGAGCGCGACTATCCGGCGTTCGGTGCCCGGATGACCGCTCTCGGCCCGCTGACCGCGAAACTCGGCATGGCGACGAAGGGTGTCGCATTCAATCCGGACGTCGAGGTCGAAGACCTGGGCCACCGCAACGGGCGGTTCGTTTCCGGGCCGACTGCCGGTCGCCCGCGCTTGGACACCGCCCAGCGTGCGTGCGACATGATTCTCGCGCTCTCGGGCACCACCAACGGACGGCTTGGAACACAGGGCTTCCGCACGTTGGAGAAACGCACGGGCGTGCCGCTTGCCCAGCTCGCCTCCGACAATGAAGGACGCCGGTACACGTTCAAAGAGGTCGGCGACGCTCCGGTGCCGGTGCTCACCTCGCCGGAATGGTCGGGCAGCGAGCACGGCGGCAGACGGTACAGCGCGTTCACCATCAATGTCGAACATCTGAAGCCGTGGCATACGCTGACGGGCCGCCAACATTTCTACCTCGATCACGACTGGATGATCGAGCTGGGGGAGCAGCTGCCGATCTACCGGCCGCCGCTGGACATGCACCGCCTGTTCAACGACTCGATCATCGGTTCCACGGCGCCGACGGGCCGTGCCGGGTCGCAGGGCCGCGCCGAGGTCGCCGTGCGCTACCTCACTCCGCATTCCAAATGGTCCATCCACTCCGAGTATCAAGACAACCTGATGATGCTGACACTCTCGCGAGGCGGGCCGGGCATCTGGATGTCCCCGCAGGACGCCGAGAAGATCGGCGTCCGCGACAACGAGTGGATCGAGTCATACAACCGCAATGGCGTGGTGGTGGCCCGCGCGATCGTGTCGCACAGGATGCCGGAGGGCACCGTGTACATGTACCACGCGAAAGACCGCACGATCAACGTGCCGATCGCCGAGACCTCGGGTCAGCGCGGCGGCACGAACAACTCGCTCACGCGCATCCTGCTGAAACCGACGCATCTGATCGGCGGCTACGCGCAACTGTCGTTCGCGTTCAACTATCTGGGGCCGACCGGCAACCAGCGAGACGAGGTGACGGTCATCCGTCGTCGTAGCCAGGAGGTCGAGTACTAA